Proteins encoded within one genomic window of Methanosarcina barkeri str. Wiesmoor:
- a CDS encoding winged helix-turn-helix domain-containing protein: MSSSLCDTIWLSEKRKNLLLLLMEGPRDIEQIKTSLNVTSKAMMPQIKILKKQELVLQEENTYMLSEIGKLVVGNMLPLLNTLEVLEENREYWASRDTSVIPQEQFMRLGELGECMVIEPDLNHLFDLPREFTENLIKSRCIMSSLSYYHPLYSSLYSKLAKRGAEMEIVLTKAVLERLKNDCRDELGTLLDSKNTVVKVCEENLKLPTIAVTEKFMYICLFDKQGKYDHRKVMSFDASALRWGKELFMYYNELSQEVIEI; this comes from the coding sequence ATGAGCTCATCTTTGTGTGACACTATCTGGCTTTCTGAAAAAAGAAAAAATCTCCTTCTTCTGCTTATGGAAGGTCCCAGGGACATTGAGCAAATAAAAACCTCTCTCAATGTGACCTCAAAGGCGATGATGCCTCAGATTAAAATCCTTAAAAAACAGGAACTGGTCCTCCAGGAAGAGAACACTTATATGCTCTCGGAGATTGGAAAACTTGTCGTAGGAAACATGCTTCCTCTCCTGAATACACTTGAAGTCCTAGAGGAAAACAGAGAATACTGGGCAAGCCGGGATACAAGTGTTATACCCCAGGAGCAGTTTATGCGGCTTGGAGAGCTGGGGGAGTGTATGGTAATCGAACCCGATCTTAACCATCTGTTTGACCTTCCACGAGAATTTACTGAGAATCTTATAAAGTCCAGATGCATCATGAGTTCGCTTTCTTATTATCATCCTCTTTATTCATCGCTTTATTCCAAGCTTGCAAAAAGAGGAGCTGAAATGGAAATTGTGCTTACGAAAGCCGTACTTGAAAGGCTAAAAAATGACTGTCGAGACGAACTGGGAACCCTTCTCGATTCCAAAAATACAGTCGTCAAGGTCTGCGAGGAAAACCTGAAGCTTCCGACAATTGCCGTTACTGAAAAATTCATGTATATCTGTCTTTTCGATAAGCAGGGAAAATATGACCACAGGAAAGTAATGAGTTTCGATGCAAGCGCTCTTCGCTGGGGAAAAGAGCTTTTTATGTATTATAATGAATTGTCTCAAGAAGTAATCGAAATTTGA